Proteins co-encoded in one Bacillus infantis NRRL B-14911 genomic window:
- a CDS encoding helix-turn-helix transcriptional regulator, translated as MTREEIIMKVSEKLRLIRTEAGYTQDKMAEIIGISKKTLVQIEKGRAYAGWSTVVAVCALFRETETVQFLFGNEPLEVLETIAREGIDYRKEKTLGGKIWWREVEKRGRFMLQQNIISQHFRIIDEDLYRVYSSFDEEESKERFFEIARGADADK; from the coding sequence TTGACACGAGAAGAGATTATCATGAAGGTTTCAGAAAAGCTCCGCCTTATTCGTACAGAGGCAGGATATACCCAGGATAAGATGGCGGAAATTATCGGGATCTCCAAAAAAACACTTGTTCAGATTGAAAAGGGCAGAGCTTATGCGGGCTGGTCCACAGTAGTGGCTGTCTGTGCCCTGTTCCGTGAAACCGAAACCGTGCAATTTCTATTTGGAAACGAACCGCTTGAAGTGCTTGAAACCATTGCAAGGGAAGGTATTGATTATCGTAAAGAAAAAACCCTTGGAGGCAAAATATGGTGGAGAGAGGTCGAAAAAAGAGGCAGATTTATGCTTCAGCAGAATATCATCAGCCAGCATTTCCGGATTATAGATGAAGACCTGTACAGAGTCTACAGCAGTTTTGATGAAGAAGAATCAAAAGAGCGTTTTTTCGAGATTGCAAGAGGGGCAGATGCGGACAAGTAA
- a CDS encoding transglycosylase domain-containing protein has protein sequence MSNTREGRNKQNRIYRLKRMLQIVLLFSSTSILGFLSFFYFQGKDADISNLEDGMSQPTVIYDYSGEEASKISASKNEGLRADQIPDSLKNAVVAIEDKRFYEHSGIDYKGIMRALFTNIKAGGVVEGGSTITQQLTKNALLTHEKTYKRKMEEFFLAREIDKKYSKEEILQMYLNQIYFGEGAWGVKNAALKYFGKDAEDLTISESAILAGIIKAPSALNPIGHPEEAVERRDTVLLQMKEQNYISASEFEQAKAEPLALNDRGGDPLKGKFPYYVDHVLDEAIELYGLTQDELLTEGYRIYTELDPEMQAAAEEIYQRDDLFPQGKEDQIVQSGAVLVDPESGGVRALVGGRGEHVFRGFNRATQLKRQPGSAMKPLAAYAPALEEGWKATDQVKDEKMSFGGYEPGNYNGQYRGQVPMYEAVKDSLNLPAVWILNEIGIEAGIEASKRFGIPLEESDRDLGIALGGLSSGVSPLEMAGAYAAFANDGVREEAHAIIKIEDAQGNVIAEREEKSVQAVSKEAAEQMTTMLLGVVEQGTGKAAGIPGRETAGKTGSTQVPIEGIDGVKDQWFTGYTPQLAGAVWVGYDHTDENHYLTTTSSEGAAPIFRELMAAALEGQDAESFNVPHISYYIEQKEKEERWKRAREWEENLRKEAEKWQEKLREEKGKWEDRLKGRDKEKEKEKEKEKEKKHED, from the coding sequence ATGAGCAATACAAGAGAAGGCAGAAATAAACAAAATCGAATCTATAGACTAAAACGGATGTTACAAATCGTCCTTTTATTTTCTTCTACATCGATCCTCGGCTTCCTTAGTTTCTTTTACTTTCAAGGCAAGGACGCGGATATCAGCAATCTGGAGGACGGGATGTCACAGCCCACGGTCATTTACGATTACAGCGGGGAAGAGGCAAGCAAAATTTCAGCAAGCAAAAATGAAGGCCTCCGTGCCGACCAGATCCCTGACAGCCTGAAAAATGCCGTGGTTGCAATAGAAGATAAAAGATTTTATGAACATAGCGGCATTGACTACAAAGGCATTATGAGAGCGCTGTTCACTAATATCAAAGCTGGCGGTGTGGTCGAAGGCGGGAGCACCATTACACAGCAGCTGACGAAGAATGCGCTGCTCACTCATGAAAAAACATACAAGCGGAAGATGGAAGAGTTTTTCCTGGCAAGGGAAATAGATAAGAAATATTCAAAAGAAGAAATCCTTCAGATGTATTTGAATCAGATTTATTTCGGGGAAGGGGCATGGGGGGTCAAAAATGCTGCCCTTAAATACTTTGGCAAAGATGCCGAAGATCTGACCATAAGCGAGTCGGCCATTCTGGCGGGAATCATCAAGGCCCCCTCTGCCCTGAATCCAATCGGCCATCCTGAAGAGGCGGTAGAACGGCGGGATACGGTCCTGCTTCAAATGAAGGAGCAGAACTATATTTCTGCCAGTGAATTTGAACAAGCCAAAGCAGAGCCGCTTGCTCTCAATGACAGGGGCGGCGATCCACTGAAAGGAAAGTTCCCTTATTATGTTGATCATGTTCTGGATGAAGCAATCGAATTATATGGACTGACACAGGATGAATTATTGACAGAGGGATACAGGATCTATACTGAACTTGATCCGGAAATGCAGGCAGCCGCAGAAGAAATCTACCAAAGAGATGATCTTTTCCCGCAAGGAAAAGAAGATCAGATCGTCCAGAGCGGAGCTGTGCTGGTGGATCCTGAATCAGGCGGTGTCCGTGCTTTGGTCGGCGGACGAGGCGAGCATGTCTTCAGGGGCTTCAACCGGGCCACCCAGCTGAAGCGCCAGCCCGGCTCAGCTATGAAGCCTTTGGCTGCTTATGCGCCGGCTCTGGAAGAGGGATGGAAGGCAACAGACCAGGTAAAAGATGAGAAAATGAGCTTCGGCGGCTATGAACCAGGCAATTATAATGGACAGTACCGCGGGCAGGTGCCAATGTACGAGGCCGTCAAAGATTCGCTTAATCTTCCGGCGGTATGGATACTTAATGAAATCGGCATTGAAGCGGGGATTGAAGCATCCAAGCGGTTTGGAATCCCTCTGGAGGAGAGCGACAGAGATCTTGGGATTGCTCTTGGGGGATTGTCATCAGGTGTGTCTCCGCTGGAGATGGCCGGTGCTTATGCGGCATTTGCCAATGACGGTGTAAGGGAAGAGGCCCATGCAATCATAAAGATCGAAGATGCCCAAGGAAATGTAATAGCCGAACGGGAAGAAAAGTCTGTGCAGGCAGTTTCTAAAGAAGCAGCAGAACAAATGACAACCATGCTTCTGGGGGTAGTGGAGCAGGGAACCGGGAAGGCAGCAGGCATTCCTGGAAGGGAGACGGCCGGGAAGACAGGCTCGACCCAGGTGCCGATAGAGGGGATAGATGGCGTAAAGGACCAATGGTTCACCGGCTATACACCTCAGCTTGCCGGTGCTGTATGGGTCGGTTATGACCATACAGATGAAAACCACTATTTAACAACGACAAGCAGTGAAGGCGCCGCCCCGATCTTCCGGGAGCTGATGGCGGCTGCTCTTGAAGGGCAGGATGCTGAATCCTTCAATGTTCCGCATATCTCTTATTATATTGAACAAAAAGAGAAAGAAGAAAGATGGAAGAGGGCCAGAGAATGGGAGGAGAATTTAAGGAAGGAAGCCGAGAAGTGGCAGGAAAAGCTGCGTGAAGAAAAAGGGAAATGGGAAGACCGCTTAAAGGGCAGGGATAAGGAAAAAGAGAAAGAGAAAGAAAAAGAGAAAGAGAAAAAGCATGAAGATTAA
- a CDS encoding HPr family phosphocarrier protein: MKEIISTNINLDRHFTMKDMLEIYQAAKQYKGNTIIYCNQKSVDASNMPKLVSFLLTQKANTSIKVIVEGVQARKHLAKIKETCANRVSAFKKADQPLMTETV, encoded by the coding sequence ATGAAAGAAATCATCTCTACAAACATTAACCTGGATAGACATTTTACAATGAAAGATATGCTTGAAATCTATCAGGCCGCTAAGCAATATAAAGGCAACACAATCATCTATTGCAATCAGAAGTCAGTTGATGCTTCCAATATGCCAAAGCTGGTTTCCTTCCTGCTGACCCAAAAGGCGAATACATCCATTAAAGTGATTGTCGAAGGGGTGCAGGCAAGGAAGCATCTCGCTAAAATCAAGGAAACTTGCGCAAACCGTGTATCTGCATTCAAAAAGGCTGACCAGCCATTAATGACGGAAACCGTTTAA
- a CDS encoding universal stress protein, whose translation MNQFNRIVVGYDDTEGSNKALQLAVQMAKGNPEAHVLVANVYDEKVENVMTDNEKRVEPVRTNGYMLEGIQIPPMSIRHDDPNPPTHAIISNSVDDAFYKAKQELEPHNIQAKYDSLDGSPAESICDYASAEGADLIIVGNSGKGGLKRMFLGSVSSNIAKQAPCPVLIAK comes from the coding sequence ATGAACCAATTCAATCGGATTGTAGTCGGCTATGATGATACCGAAGGCAGCAATAAGGCACTGCAGCTTGCCGTTCAGATGGCAAAAGGAAACCCGGAGGCACATGTACTGGTTGCAAATGTCTATGACGAAAAGGTAGAAAACGTAATGACTGATAATGAAAAGAGAGTGGAGCCGGTAAGAACAAACGGATATATGCTGGAAGGGATCCAGATTCCGCCTATGTCGATCAGGCATGATGATCCCAACCCGCCAACACACGCCATTATCTCAAACAGCGTGGATGACGCATTCTATAAAGCCAAACAGGAGCTTGAACCCCATAATATCCAGGCAAAATATGATTCTCTTGACGGCAGCCCTGCAGAAAGCATCTGTGATTACGCTTCGGCAGAAGGAGCCGATCTGATCATTGTCGGAAACTCCGGCAAAGGCGGGCTGAAGCGGATGTTCCTGGGAAGCGTCAGCAGCAACATCGCCAAACAGGCTCCGTGTCCTGTGCTGATTGCGAAATAA
- the iadA gene encoding beta-aspartyl-peptidase: protein MLTLIRNGNVYAPDHIGKKDILLTGNKIGYIKDHIDLPEGFADIRIIEAEGKLVVPGFIDAHVHIIGGGGEGGYRTRTPELQLTDATLAGITTIVGVIGTDGTTRTMPSLIAKARALEEEGITCYAQTGSYQVPVKTLTGKIEDDIILIDKIIGAGEIAISDHRSSQPTVEELAKIASAARIGGMLSGKAGIVNIHVGDSYDHLKLIEDVVEQTDIPLRQFYPTHINRNPHLFEEGIRYAKRGGYVDFTTSSIPKFQEEGEVKCSRGLKRMLAAGVGISQITFTSDAQGSLPDFNEAGELIGMKVGKISSLYSEVRDSILLEDIPLDQAIRVITKNPADILKLPHKGAIEAGRDADLVMLDPDDYQIDTVIALGRTMVEGGQAIVKGTFE, encoded by the coding sequence TTGCTGACTCTCATCAGAAACGGGAATGTATATGCACCTGATCATATAGGAAAGAAAGATATACTGCTTACAGGGAATAAGATTGGCTATATAAAGGATCATATCGATCTGCCTGAAGGCTTTGCAGATATCAGGATAATAGAGGCAGAGGGAAAGCTGGTAGTACCCGGCTTCATTGATGCCCACGTCCATATCATAGGTGGTGGCGGCGAGGGCGGCTACCGGACAAGGACTCCTGAGCTGCAGCTGACCGATGCCACTCTGGCAGGCATTACCACCATTGTGGGCGTAATCGGAACAGATGGTACCACCAGGACGATGCCCAGCCTGATTGCCAAAGCAAGGGCGCTGGAGGAAGAAGGAATCACCTGCTATGCCCAGACAGGATCCTATCAGGTGCCGGTAAAGACACTCACTGGGAAAATTGAAGATGATATCATCCTGATTGATAAAATAATCGGGGCAGGAGAAATTGCCATCAGCGATCACCGTTCTTCCCAGCCTACCGTAGAGGAGCTCGCCAAAATAGCATCTGCAGCCCGGATCGGGGGAATGCTTTCAGGCAAAGCCGGGATCGTCAACATCCATGTTGGCGACAGCTATGATCATTTGAAGCTGATTGAAGATGTGGTGGAACAGACTGATATTCCGCTCCGCCAATTTTACCCGACACATATCAACCGCAATCCCCACCTCTTTGAAGAGGGCATCCGATATGCCAAAAGGGGGGGCTATGTTGATTTTACAACCAGCTCCATTCCTAAGTTCCAGGAGGAAGGGGAGGTTAAATGCAGCAGGGGATTGAAAAGGATGCTTGCCGCAGGGGTCGGAATATCACAGATTACTTTTACCTCTGACGCCCAGGGCAGCCTGCCGGATTTTAACGAGGCAGGAGAACTGATCGGCATGAAGGTCGGAAAGATATCCTCTTTATATAGTGAAGTCCGTGACAGCATCCTTCTTGAAGATATCCCGCTTGACCAGGCAATCAGGGTCATAACCAAAAATCCGGCAGACATTTTGAAGCTGCCTCATAAAGGGGCGATTGAAGCAGGCAGGGATGCAGACCTGGTCATGCTGGATCCGGACGATTATCAGATTGATACCGTCATAGCCCTTGGCAGGACCATGGTAGAAGGCGGACAGGCTATTGTCAAAGGAACTTTTGAATAA